The Syngnathus typhle isolate RoL2023-S1 ecotype Sweden linkage group LG3, RoL_Styp_1.0, whole genome shotgun sequence genome window below encodes:
- the LOC133151761 gene encoding uncharacterized protein LOC133151761, producing MQGKCQPPCLHTTSGRHGFGSYDGAAHGSHDCLSEILAGAAVLYKLARRRRRGKRAGALKHFSLTAGRTIHRGSSPRSSWRLFTSHHTHGRVKPRRCWLTRANLAHELPKYRQHVTCPTRGAQTLDHCYTVIKDAYHSAARAALGLSDHCLVHLFPAYRQKIKTSKPVVRIVRRWTVESSQDLQACFDCTDWGAFEAATSDLHELTDTVTSYISFCEDLCVQTKTFCTYNNDKPWFTPNLRRLRKVKEEAYRSGDRALFRQTRNTLNQEVRKARCYGENLKRHLSANPDPSTVWKGLQSITGYKKRTPHPVESPRLANQLNRGRARTPGPRGGSAPDVPETKDQDGVSPSCLKVCAEQLAPTFNRSLELCEVPSCFKSSTIVPVAKKAAITGLNDCRPVALASVVMKSFERLVLNHLKEVTGPLPDPVQFAYRANRSVDDAVNMGLHYILHHLDTPGTYARIMFVDFSLAFNTIAPDILQQKLIQLAVPASTCQWITSFLTNRRQRVRLGGISSDTRTTNTGAPQG from the exons ATGCAGGGTAAATGTCAGCCACCGTGTCTGCACACCACCAGTGGTCGTCATGGATTTGGATCATATGATGGCGCTGCgcatggcagccacg actgtttgtcggagattctagccggagcggcggtgctgtacaagctagcgcgacgacggcggcgcggaaaacgagctggagcactc aaacacttttcattaaCTGCCGGCCGTACTATTCACcgcgggagttctcctcgatcgtcatggcggctgtttacatcccaccacacgcacgggcgagtgaagccacgcagatgctggctgaccag ggcgaacctcgcacacgaacttccgaaatacagacagcacgtaacgtgtcccaccagaggggcacagactctggaccactgctacaccgtgatcaaggatgcataccactctgcggctcgtgcagctttaggactctcggatcactgtctagttcatctgttcccggcctacaggcagaaaataaaaacttctaagcctgtggtgaggattGTGAGgaggtggacagtggagtcaagccaggacctccaagcctgctttgactgcaccgattggggagctttcgaagctgcaacttcagacttgcatgaactcactgacactgtcacatcatacataagtttttgtgaggatctgtgtgtgcagactaagaccttctgcacgtacaacaacgacaaaccttggtttacaccgaacctcaggaggctgcgcaaggtcaaggaggaggcctacaggagcggcgaccgcgccctgttcaggcagaccagaaacacactgaaccaagaggtcaggaaagccaggtgttacggggagaacctgaagagacacctctctgccaatcctgatccctcaacagtgtggaaaggtctgcagagcatcacaggctacaagaaacgaaccccccaccctgtggagagcccaaggcttgctaaccagctaaacag gggccgcgcccgcactccaggtccgcgaggaggaagtgcgccagatgttccggagacaaaagaccaggacggtgtgtcaccttcctgcttgaaagtctgcgctgagcagctggcgcccaccttcaaccgttctctggagctgtgtgaggtgccctcgtgcttcaagagctccaccatcgttccagtggccaagaaggccgccatcacaggtttgaatgactgtagacccgtcgcactggcatctgtggtcatgaaatcttttgagaggttagtgctgaaccacctgaaggaggtcacgggccccctgcctGACCCcgtccagtttgcctaccgggcaaacaggtcagtggatgatgcggtcaacatgggactgcactacatcctgcaccacctggacaccccaggaacgtacgccaggatcatgTTCGTAGACTTCAGcttggcgttcaacaccatcgctcctgacatcctccaacagaagctcatccagcttgcggtgcctgcctccacctgtcagtggatcaccagcttcctgaccaacaggagacagcgtgtcaggctggggggcatctcatctgacacccggaccaccaatactggagcccctcaggg gtga